Proteins encoded together in one Camarhynchus parvulus chromosome 12, STF_HiC, whole genome shotgun sequence window:
- the MDFIC2 gene encoding myoD family inhibitor domain-containing protein 2 yields MDKVCHSCGLGKPSLLKLAQEPFTPCAQTDRRTSSLPLLALPGVTSSSEDHPDNQLTNEKHTDEKPMKGIVMSSVAEFSITDASSKGTKNEKKLSDASRSSIASLEKCREFSYIEDDASVHQRDSDDECATLILACLFCQFWDFLIMLPDTCEHWLTDTCCPSNRYYQTSDEDHGSNDCNCDCDIDCSLFESCHETGECLELAMEISEVCYR; encoded by the exons ATGGACAAGGTGTGCCACTCCTGTGGCCTTGGCAAGCCCAGCCTGCTGAAGCTTGCCCAAGAACCCTTCACTCCTTGTGCACAGACAG ACCGTCgcaccagctccctgcctctACTGGCCCTCCCTGGGGTGACATCGAGCAGTGAGGACCATCCAG ATAACCAGCttacaaatgaaaaacacaCAGATGAAAAGCCTATGAAAGGTATTGTTATGAGTTCTGTCGCAGAATTCAGCATCACAGACGCTTCATCAAAGGGTAccaaaaatgagaagaaattgTCAGATGCAAGCAGATCATCCATTGCTTCCCTGGAGAAATGCAGAGAATTCTCTTACATTGAAGATGATGCATCAGTGCATCAGAGAGACAGTGACG ATGAATGCGCAACACTTATCCTGGCCTGCTTGTTCTGCCAGTTTTGGGACTTTCTTATAATGCTGCCTGATACCTGTGAACATTGGCTGACAGATACCTGTTGTCCATCCAATAGATATTACCAGACCTCCGACGAAGACCACGGCAGCAACGACTGCAACTGTGACTGTGACATTGATTGCAGCCTCTTTGAGTCCTGCCACGAGACCGGGGAGTGCCTGGAGCTGGCCATGGAGATCTCAGAAGTCTGCTATCGCTGA